One window of the Rhipicephalus sanguineus isolate Rsan-2018 chromosome 2, BIME_Rsan_1.4, whole genome shotgun sequence genome contains the following:
- the LOC119382762 gene encoding integrin-linked protein kinase, which produces MEDIFHWCREGNAFQVRVWLDDTEHDMNQGDDHGFSPLHWAAKEGHANIVDMLIARGSRVNATNMGDDTALHLAAAHGHRDIVHMLLKRKMDVNAINEHGNTPLHYACFWGYQAIAEDLIASGALVSIANKYGETPLDKCKGHMGIRLREVAEQAGQDLKKIYYKDQNWLGTKTRTRDATLSRHSGINMDELKFFQQIASTSSGETWKGSWQGNDIIAKILKVGEVTPRISRDFNDQYPRLRIFSHPNVLPVIGCVNRPPHLIVVQQYLPHGSLFDILHGSTGMVVDQAQALKFAIDVARGMAFLHTLEPMIPNYQLSSKHVMVDEEMTAYVNMADAKFSFQERGKMYNPAWYSPEALQKKQDEMNWKAADMWSFAILLWELATRQVPFADLSPMEIGMKVALEELRVTIPPGISPHMSRLIRICMNEDPGKRPTFEMILPILEKMKH; this is translated from the exons ATGGAGGACATCTTTCATTGGTGTCGTGAAGGGAACGCGTTCCAAGTGCGTGTATGGCTTGACGACACCGAACATGACATGAATCAGGG GGATGATCATGGGTTCAGTCCACTTCACTGGGCTGCCAAGGAGGGCCACGCAAACATTGTGGATATGCTTATCGCACGGGGCTCACGAGTCAATGCCACCAACATGGGAGACGATACAGCACTTCACCTGGCAGCTGCTCACGGACATCGTGACATTGTGCATATG cttcTCAAACGCAAAATGGATGTGAACGCCATCAACGAGCATGGAAACACGCCACTTCATTACGCTTGCTTCTGGGGTTACCAAGCAATAGCAGAG GACCTGATTGCCAGTGGTGCCTTGGTGTCCATCGCAAACAAGTATGGTGAAACACCACTCGATAAGTGTAAAGGTCACATGGGGATTCGCCTGAGAG AAGTGGCTGAACAAGCAGGCCAGGATTTGAAGAAAATTTACTACAAAGATCAAAATTGGCTTGGCACGAAAACAAGGACAA GGGATGCCACTCTTTCGAGGCACTCGGGTATCAACATGGATGAGCTCAAGTTCTTCCAACAGATTGCATCGACCTCATCTGGAGAG ACTTGGAAGGGCTCATGGCAAGGGAATGACATCATAGCCAAGATCCTCAAGGTGGGCGAAGTGACGCCACGCATCTCCCGAGACTTCAACGACCAGTACCCGCGCCTGCGCATCTTCTCGCACCCAAATGTCCTTCCGGTCATCGGCTGCGTCAACCGTCCTCCGCACTTGATCGTTGTGCAGCAGTACCTGCCACACGGCTCTCTCTTTGACATCCTGCATGGATCGACAG GTATGGTGGTGGACCAGGCGCAGGCACTCAAGTTTGCCATTGACGTTGCTCGCGGCATGGCCTTCCTCCACACCCTCGAGCCCATGATTCCCAACTATCAATTGAGCAGCAAGCATGTCATG GTGGATGAGGAAATGACTGCTTATGTGAACATGGCCGACGCCAAGTTTTCCTTCCAAGAGCGGGGAAAGATGTATAATCCTGCTTGGTATTCGCCTGAAG CCTTGCAGAAGAAACAGGACGAGATGAACTGGAAGGCAGCTGACATGTGGAGCTTCGCCATATTGCTGTGGGAGTTGGCGACTCGCCAGGTTCCTTTTGCAGACCTTTCTCCAATGGAAATTGGCATGAAG GTCGCCCTAGAGGAGCTGCGAGTGACCATTCCGCCGGGGATTTCACCGCACATGAGCCGGTTGATTCGCATCTGCATGAACGAAGACCCGGGCAAGAGGCCTACCTTTGAGA